From a region of the Corallococcus coralloides DSM 2259 genome:
- a CDS encoding TolC family protein, with product MIIPVLLSSILLTQAPGVSDRPVQTSIPAPKVAPAGAFPLLSLEEAIALAEKQNPSLDAARARLQQSRELGNKAWSGYLPNITASGSYTRYPRDVSFEFPGATDPITLQQKDQLGGQLTARQALIVPTLWPAIKNAYLGEKAAALTAENTRREILYAVAQSYLGAASLREALAVNEQLLDVRRGFERDAEARFQAGDAEKLAVLRATLDRKEAEQAVVRSRNAYAIARSALAALLARPVDFDVAPPQGNAVALPTEAGDAEGAEKTALDRRPDAAAARINVDVARGGRKQILFEYLPNLYATGNYSAANTAGLTGQSTNWTAGLTLSWTLFDGGLREANLRESSGKIAEANANLRGLEEKIRDEVRKARSELESAEVNLSTAEERVKLAWESARLAKQNFDAGATTYLQVTDVNAALANAQLSAVAESLNVRLSRLTLMRAMGLFDPTGHTLVQP from the coding sequence ATGATCATCCCTGTTCTTCTCTCCAGCATTCTGCTGACGCAGGCCCCCGGTGTGTCCGACCGGCCCGTTCAGACCTCCATCCCCGCGCCGAAGGTGGCTCCGGCTGGCGCGTTCCCGCTGCTCTCCCTCGAGGAGGCCATCGCCCTCGCGGAGAAGCAGAACCCCAGCCTCGATGCCGCCCGCGCGCGGCTCCAGCAGTCCCGGGAGCTGGGCAACAAGGCCTGGTCGGGTTACCTGCCCAACATCACCGCGAGCGGTTCGTACACCCGCTACCCCAGGGACGTGTCGTTCGAGTTCCCCGGAGCGACGGACCCCATCACCTTGCAGCAGAAGGATCAGCTGGGCGGACAGCTCACCGCGCGGCAGGCGTTGATCGTCCCCACGCTGTGGCCCGCCATCAAGAACGCCTACCTGGGCGAGAAGGCGGCGGCGCTGACGGCGGAGAACACCCGGCGGGAGATCCTCTACGCGGTGGCCCAGTCCTACCTCGGCGCCGCGAGCCTGCGGGAGGCCCTGGCGGTGAATGAGCAGCTCCTCGATGTCCGCCGGGGCTTCGAGCGCGATGCCGAGGCGCGCTTCCAGGCCGGAGACGCGGAGAAGCTGGCCGTCCTGCGCGCGACGCTGGACCGCAAGGAGGCGGAGCAGGCGGTGGTGCGAAGCCGCAACGCCTACGCCATCGCGAGGAGCGCCCTGGCCGCCCTGCTCGCGCGGCCGGTGGACTTCGACGTGGCACCGCCGCAAGGCAACGCGGTCGCGCTCCCCACCGAGGCCGGTGACGCGGAGGGCGCGGAGAAGACCGCGCTGGACCGGCGGCCGGACGCGGCGGCGGCGCGCATCAACGTGGACGTCGCGCGCGGCGGCCGGAAGCAGATCCTCTTCGAGTACCTGCCCAACCTGTACGCCACCGGCAACTACTCGGCGGCGAACACCGCCGGGCTCACCGGGCAGAGCACCAACTGGACGGCGGGGCTGACCCTGTCGTGGACCCTCTTCGACGGCGGCCTGCGCGAGGCCAACCTGCGCGAGTCCTCCGGGAAGATCGCCGAGGCGAACGCCAACCTGCGCGGCCTGGAAGAGAAGATTCGCGACGAGGTGCGCAAGGCCCGCAGCGAGCTGGAGAGCGCGGAGGTCAACCTCAGCACGGCCGAGGAGCGGGTGAAGCTGGCCTGGGAGAGCGCGCGGCTGGCGAAGCAGAACTTCGACGCGGGAGCCACGACGTACCTCCAGGTGACGGACGTCAACGCGGCCCTCGCGAACGCCCAGCTGTCCGCCGTGGCCGAGTCGCTCAACGTGCGGCTGTCCCGCCTGACGCTGATGCGGGCCATGGGCCTCTTCGACCCCACGGGCCACACCCTGGTGCAGCCGTAG
- a CDS encoding type II asparaginase — MDRHAGSVAGAGAALGARVDGSGDTTMSRVHLLATGGTIAGRAGSGVEPGYRAGEVAVESLIDAVPGLRALATLKGEQVAQVGSQDMDDGLWLRLAARVNALFAGDEADGVVITHGTDTVEETGYFLHLVVQSARPVVLTGAMRPATSLSPDGPLNLYNAVAVAADPEAHGRGAIVVLNDDLHCARDVTKSSTTDVQTFISPGPGLLGTARYGRIRYFRQPTHRHSAASGFSVDGLERLPRVDILYAHAHMPPDLVRASVMNGARGIIVAGMGNGNVSTQAAGALAEAAKAGVIIVRSTRVVSGDVGRNIEMDDDALGFVAADQLNPQKSRVLLQLCLARGMERLAVQEAFYRH, encoded by the coding sequence GTGGATCGCCATGCTGGTAGCGTGGCAGGTGCTGGGGCTGCCCTGGGGGCTCGGGTAGACGGCTCGGGAGACACAACCATGTCGAGGGTCCACCTTCTGGCCACGGGCGGCACCATCGCGGGGAGGGCCGGCTCCGGCGTGGAGCCGGGCTACCGCGCGGGCGAGGTCGCCGTGGAGTCGCTCATCGACGCCGTCCCCGGCCTGCGCGCCCTGGCCACGCTCAAGGGCGAGCAGGTGGCCCAGGTGGGCAGCCAGGACATGGACGACGGCCTCTGGCTGCGGCTGGCGGCCCGGGTGAACGCGCTCTTCGCTGGCGACGAAGCGGACGGCGTCGTCATCACGCACGGCACGGACACGGTGGAGGAGACCGGCTACTTCCTCCACCTGGTGGTTCAAAGCGCGCGGCCGGTGGTCCTCACCGGCGCCATGCGGCCCGCCACGTCGCTGAGCCCGGACGGGCCGCTGAACCTCTACAACGCGGTCGCCGTCGCCGCCGACCCGGAGGCCCACGGCCGGGGCGCCATCGTGGTCCTCAACGACGACCTGCACTGCGCGCGCGACGTGACGAAGTCGAGCACCACGGACGTGCAGACCTTCATCTCACCGGGACCGGGCCTGCTGGGCACCGCGCGGTACGGGCGCATCCGCTACTTCCGCCAGCCCACGCACCGGCACTCCGCCGCGTCCGGGTTCTCCGTGGACGGGCTCGAGCGCCTGCCCCGGGTCGACATCCTCTATGCCCATGCGCACATGCCGCCGGACCTGGTGCGCGCCAGCGTCATGAACGGGGCGCGCGGCATCATCGTGGCGGGGATGGGCAACGGCAACGTCTCCACGCAAGCCGCGGGCGCGCTCGCGGAAGCGGCGAAGGCGGGCGTCATCATCGTGCGCAGCACGCGGGTGGTGAGTGGCGACGTGGGCCGCAACATCGAAATGGACGACGACGCCCTGGGCTTCGTCGCCGCGGACCAGCTCAACCCGCAGAAGAGCCGCGTGCTCTTGCAGCTCTGTCTGGCGCGGGGAATGGAGCGCCTCGCGGTGCAGGAGGCGTTCTACCGTCACTAG
- a CDS encoding TetR/AcrR family transcriptional regulator: MSSDPRTAIMGAAGEVFARFGFKKASVEDIARRAGVGKGSIYLHFESKEALFEACVERAHDESLAELNARVRRAKTPEAQVRAYIQCKQEQHTREPAGHRLELSTIFELGLQAAHLLPKMLENDAAVLARILEEGVEQGVFTVAEPRSVARGFVSLLSQLTIKFMPDGTGAALMESVDRCFDIFIRGLLKQPPH; encoded by the coding sequence ATGAGTTCCGACCCACGCACCGCCATCATGGGCGCCGCTGGCGAAGTCTTCGCCCGCTTTGGCTTCAAGAAGGCCTCGGTGGAGGACATCGCCCGGCGCGCGGGCGTGGGCAAGGGCAGCATCTACCTGCACTTCGAGAGCAAGGAGGCGCTCTTCGAAGCCTGCGTGGAGCGGGCGCACGATGAGAGCCTGGCCGAGCTCAATGCGCGGGTGAGGCGGGCGAAGACGCCCGAGGCCCAGGTCCGGGCCTACATCCAATGCAAGCAGGAGCAACACACCCGCGAACCCGCGGGTCATCGCCTCGAGCTGAGCACCATCTTCGAGCTGGGGCTCCAGGCGGCGCACCTCCTGCCCAAGATGCTGGAGAACGACGCGGCGGTCCTGGCGCGCATCCTGGAGGAAGGCGTGGAGCAGGGGGTCTTCACCGTGGCCGAGCCCCGATCCGTGGCCCGGGGCTTCGTGTCGCTGCTCTCCCAGCTCACCATCAAGTTCATGCCGGACGGAACCGGGGCCGCGCTGATGGAGTCCGTGGACCGCTGCTTCGACATCTTCATCCGGGGCCTGCTGAAGCAGCCTCCCCACTGA
- a CDS encoding AbgT family transporter, producing MAKAAHFDDIQVPGETKNKQRTPPKKKGMERVLDAIERVGNKVPHPAVIFVALIAIVMVLSHIFYRLGASVTYETINPDTHQLEETTTAAKSLLTGEGLRFMFAGVVQHFMDFNAVGVIIVAMLGVGVADAAGLVGALIRKLVAVAPARLLTYILVFVGILSSIAADAGYLVLIPLAAAAYLTVGRHPLAGLAASFAGVAAVFTVNILIKPLDGILTEITNDAIHIMAPDRSIDLTANFWFSVASVVMLTLIVSLISDKLIEPRLGEYKGEKPATAGAKLSPEESRGLKFAFWGLVGVLVFFGLLALPPGAPLRNPETGALIGDSPFMNGLIVAITLLFLVTGAAYGVGAGTMKNSVDVIKAMEKAVAGLGGLIFLLFIISQFIALFTYTNMATIAAVKVGDALEHAGLGALPLLVGFVLVVAVLDLIMTGAIPKWAIFAPVFVPLLMRLNVEPEAVLAAYRVGDGPFNAISPLNAYFALIVTFAQKYQKDAGVGTVVALMLPYVIVVFAVWIAMLVAWQVLGLPWGLG from the coding sequence ATGGCCAAAGCGGCTCATTTCGACGACATCCAGGTCCCAGGCGAGACAAAGAACAAACAGCGCACGCCGCCGAAGAAGAAGGGCATGGAGCGGGTGCTCGACGCCATCGAGCGGGTGGGCAACAAGGTCCCCCACCCTGCGGTCATCTTCGTCGCGCTGATCGCCATCGTGATGGTGCTCTCCCACATCTTCTACAGGCTGGGTGCCAGCGTCACCTACGAGACCATCAACCCGGACACGCACCAACTGGAGGAGACAACCACCGCCGCGAAGAGCCTGCTGACAGGCGAGGGCCTGCGCTTCATGTTCGCGGGCGTCGTGCAGCACTTCATGGACTTCAACGCGGTGGGCGTCATCATCGTCGCCATGCTGGGTGTGGGCGTCGCGGACGCGGCGGGCCTGGTGGGCGCGCTCATCCGCAAGCTGGTGGCGGTCGCTCCGGCCCGGCTCCTCACGTACATCCTGGTGTTCGTGGGCATCCTGTCCAGCATCGCCGCGGATGCCGGCTACCTGGTGCTGATTCCCCTGGCGGCGGCCGCCTACCTCACCGTGGGCAGGCATCCGCTCGCGGGCCTGGCGGCGTCCTTCGCCGGTGTCGCCGCGGTCTTCACCGTCAACATCCTGATCAAACCGCTGGACGGCATCCTGACGGAGATCACCAACGACGCCATCCACATCATGGCGCCGGACCGCTCCATCGACCTGACGGCGAACTTCTGGTTCTCCGTCGCGTCGGTGGTGATGCTGACCCTCATCGTGTCGCTCATCAGCGACAAGCTCATCGAACCCCGGCTGGGTGAGTACAAAGGAGAGAAGCCGGCCACGGCGGGCGCGAAGCTGTCCCCGGAGGAGTCGCGGGGGCTGAAGTTCGCGTTCTGGGGGCTCGTGGGCGTGCTGGTGTTCTTCGGCCTGCTGGCGCTGCCCCCGGGGGCTCCGCTGCGCAATCCGGAGACGGGCGCGCTCATCGGGGACTCGCCGTTCATGAACGGCCTCATCGTCGCCATCACCTTGCTGTTCCTGGTGACGGGGGCGGCCTACGGCGTTGGCGCGGGGACGATGAAGAACAGCGTGGACGTCATCAAGGCCATGGAGAAGGCGGTCGCCGGGCTGGGCGGCCTCATCTTCCTCTTGTTCATCATCAGCCAGTTCATCGCCCTGTTCACCTACACGAACATGGCGACCATCGCGGCCGTGAAGGTGGGGGATGCCCTGGAGCACGCGGGCCTGGGCGCGCTGCCGCTGCTCGTCGGCTTCGTGCTGGTGGTCGCCGTCCTGGACCTCATCATGACGGGCGCCATTCCGAAGTGGGCCATCTTCGCGCCGGTGTTCGTGCCGCTCCTGATGCGGCTGAACGTGGAACCGGAGGCCGTGCTCGCCGCGTACCGCGTGGGCGACGGTCCGTTCAATGCCATCTCACCGCTGAACGCCTACTTCGCGCTCATCGTCACCTTCGCCCAGAAGTACCAGAAGGACGCGGGCGTGGGGACCGTGGTGGCATTGATGCTGCCGTACGTCATCGTGGTCTTCGCCGTGTGGATCGCCATGCTGGTAGCGTGGCAGGTGCTGGGGCTGCCCTGGGGGCTCGGGTAG
- a CDS encoding efflux RND transporter periplasmic adaptor subunit: MKTFMKAAVVAVAVVATGCGGNDKAVVPQASAAQQVVQKPVGVRAVTPATQLEASVLKATGSVRSKQSATLSAQASGTLTRVSVDVGDTVKRGQVLAQLDTSNARIAVNQARASKSAADAALDGATAEVERARVLAQSGSLPRASLDKAEVGFRQAQAQAQQAAAALDSAQESVRDAALTAPFDGVITSRSRNQGDYVSPGTAIFGLVNTQALEVRAPVPESLVDRVSVGAVVKGTLNPSGAPFEAKVKSLGATIDEQTRTVEVLAEVLPAKDAGARLRAGALVELDFSSAAASDIPPEQAGLFLPTQAVNARGQQGFVWVVQDGKAQRRDVKVERVLPGFVRVVQGLGPAERVVADASLPLQDGTALQVVQ, from the coding sequence ATGAAGACCTTCATGAAGGCGGCAGTGGTGGCGGTGGCGGTGGTGGCGACGGGGTGCGGTGGCAACGACAAGGCCGTCGTCCCGCAGGCCTCCGCCGCGCAGCAGGTCGTGCAGAAGCCGGTGGGCGTGCGCGCCGTCACGCCCGCCACGCAGCTGGAGGCGAGCGTCCTCAAGGCCACCGGCAGCGTGCGCTCCAAGCAGTCCGCGACGTTGAGCGCGCAGGCGTCCGGCACGCTCACGCGCGTCAGCGTGGACGTGGGCGACACGGTGAAGCGCGGCCAGGTGCTGGCGCAGCTGGACACCTCCAACGCGCGCATCGCCGTCAACCAGGCGCGCGCCTCCAAGTCGGCGGCGGACGCGGCGCTGGATGGCGCGACGGCGGAGGTGGAGCGGGCCCGCGTGCTGGCGCAATCGGGCAGCCTCCCGCGCGCCTCGCTCGACAAGGCGGAGGTGGGCTTCCGCCAGGCGCAGGCCCAGGCGCAGCAGGCCGCCGCGGCTTTGGACAGCGCGCAGGAATCCGTGCGCGACGCCGCGCTCACGGCGCCGTTCGATGGCGTCATCACCAGCCGGAGCCGCAACCAGGGCGACTACGTGTCGCCGGGCACGGCCATCTTCGGCCTGGTCAACACGCAGGCGCTGGAGGTGCGCGCCCCGGTGCCCGAATCACTCGTGGACCGGGTGTCGGTGGGCGCCGTCGTGAAGGGCACGCTCAATCCCTCCGGCGCGCCCTTCGAGGCGAAGGTGAAGAGCCTGGGCGCCACCATCGATGAGCAGACGCGCACCGTGGAGGTGCTCGCGGAGGTGCTGCCCGCGAAGGACGCCGGGGCGCGGCTGCGCGCGGGTGCCCTGGTGGAGCTGGACTTCTCCAGCGCGGCGGCCTCCGACATCCCGCCGGAGCAGGCGGGCCTCTTCCTGCCCACGCAGGCCGTCAACGCTCGGGGCCAGCAGGGCTTCGTCTGGGTGGTGCAGGACGGCAAGGCGCAGCGCCGCGACGTCAAGGTGGAGCGCGTGCTGCCCGGCTTCGTGCGCGTGGTGCAGGGGCTGGGCCCCGCCGAGCGCGTCGTGGCCGACGCCAGCCTGCCGCTCCAGGACGGCACCGCGCTCCAGGTCGTCCAGTAG
- a CDS encoding DUF481 domain-containing protein produces the protein MSPLFILFAAMAQTPTPPSEAADASSPASVASATEDEDEDEGPWTGSAGLGASMFTGNARAFTITGDAMAEYESPVWALTLEADGAYGNAASEDEEEREVTALTLGGWARGDYRFTRLLSAYSFLGLETDHPASLELRTEVELGVGLTFLERKKKKTEKELFLRTYLGASYAKDRRFQYTPTREDLPNVTLWSPAVGLAFRYDINERVHLREDAIVLPGIFDNTRVLLDSTTKLSVHLTDRFALTTYFELQHDSAPAAGKVKTDTSLSVGGELEI, from the coding sequence ATGAGTCCACTCTTCATCCTCTTCGCGGCCATGGCCCAGACACCCACGCCTCCTTCGGAAGCGGCGGATGCCTCCTCACCGGCGTCCGTCGCGTCAGCCACCGAGGATGAGGACGAGGACGAAGGGCCCTGGACGGGCTCGGCGGGGCTCGGCGCCTCCATGTTCACCGGCAACGCCCGCGCCTTCACCATCACGGGCGATGCCATGGCGGAGTACGAGTCCCCGGTGTGGGCGCTCACCCTGGAGGCGGATGGCGCCTACGGCAACGCGGCCTCGGAGGACGAGGAGGAGCGGGAGGTCACGGCCCTGACGCTCGGCGGCTGGGCGCGCGGCGACTACCGCTTCACGCGCCTGCTCAGCGCCTACAGCTTCCTGGGCCTGGAGACGGACCACCCCGCCAGCCTGGAGCTGCGCACCGAGGTGGAGCTGGGAGTCGGCCTCACGTTCCTGGAGCGGAAGAAGAAGAAGACGGAGAAGGAGCTCTTCCTGCGCACGTACCTGGGCGCGAGCTACGCCAAGGACCGCCGGTTCCAGTACACCCCCACGCGAGAGGACCTGCCGAACGTGACCCTGTGGTCGCCCGCGGTGGGCCTGGCGTTCCGCTACGACATCAACGAGCGGGTGCACCTGCGCGAGGACGCCATCGTCCTTCCGGGCATCTTCGACAACACGCGCGTCCTCCTGGACTCCACCACGAAGCTGTCCGTGCACCTGACGGACCGCTTCGCGCTCACCACGTACTTCGAACTGCAACACGACAGCGCACCCGCGGCGGGCAAGGTCAAGACGGATACCTCGCTCTCGGTGGGGGGCGAGCTGGAGATCTGA
- a CDS encoding SGNH/GDSL hydrolase family protein: protein MPWVSIPATDARVRYVGRTYRSGTGVVFSHPGVTVRARFWGDAVRMRLDDAGLGGDVGTNHFDVVVDGAAPRLLAVRPGQGSYLLASDLPVGLHTVELFKRTESLVGASTLLALEVHGELREPPPRHTGLKLEFIGDSITCGYGTDVTFIPETSSSKVPTFTSKHQNPRRGHGWLTAQRLGAEAVFVCYSGHGVYRNLDLSTSALIPAIYERAVPDHPAAWDFSHDSPDVIVLNAGTNDTFAGAGTAAFLPDEAAFKAAYRTFLERLRALHPRAHIVCTLGSMTDGFKRKEQQGVVTSVHVGDWISQLVAERQRLGDARVYRHMMAMQNPFADGVGEDWHPSAATHQKMAESLSRFIQDVVRP from the coding sequence ATGCCCTGGGTGAGCATCCCCGCCACCGACGCGCGGGTGCGGTACGTGGGCCGGACGTATCGCTCCGGGACAGGCGTCGTCTTCTCCCATCCGGGCGTGACGGTGCGCGCGCGCTTCTGGGGAGACGCCGTGCGGATGCGGCTCGATGACGCGGGCCTGGGCGGCGACGTGGGGACCAACCACTTCGACGTGGTGGTGGACGGGGCCGCGCCCAGGCTGCTCGCGGTGCGGCCCGGCCAGGGCAGCTACCTGCTCGCCAGCGACCTTCCCGTGGGCCTGCACACGGTGGAGCTCTTCAAGCGCACCGAGTCCCTGGTGGGCGCCAGCACGCTCCTGGCGCTGGAGGTCCATGGCGAGCTCCGGGAGCCGCCCCCGCGGCACACGGGGCTCAAGCTGGAGTTCATCGGCGACTCCATCACCTGCGGCTATGGCACCGACGTCACCTTCATCCCGGAGACGTCCTCCTCGAAGGTGCCCACCTTCACGTCGAAGCACCAGAATCCCAGACGCGGCCATGGCTGGCTCACGGCCCAGCGGCTGGGCGCGGAGGCCGTGTTCGTCTGCTATTCGGGCCACGGCGTGTACCGCAACCTGGACCTGTCCACGTCCGCGTTGATTCCCGCCATCTACGAGCGCGCCGTTCCGGACCACCCCGCCGCCTGGGACTTCTCCCACGATTCGCCGGATGTGATTGTCCTCAACGCCGGCACCAATGACACGTTCGCGGGCGCGGGCACCGCCGCGTTCCTTCCGGACGAAGCGGCCTTCAAGGCCGCCTACCGGACCTTCCTCGAGCGGCTCCGCGCGCTGCATCCCCGCGCGCATATCGTCTGCACGCTGGGCAGCATGACGGATGGCTTCAAGCGGAAGGAACAGCAGGGCGTGGTGACGTCCGTGCACGTCGGCGATTGGATTTCCCAGCTCGTGGCGGAGCGCCAGCGCCTGGGCGATGCCCGGGTCTACCGCCACATGATGGCCATGCAGAACCCCTTCGCTGACGGCGTCGGCGAGGACTGGCATCCCTCCGCCGCCACGCACCAGAAGATGGCGGAGTCGCTGAGCCGGTTCATCCAGGACGTCGTGCGCCCCTGA
- a CDS encoding efflux RND transporter permease subunit, with translation MLQTFIKHSVFTVMLMAAVVVFGLYAYPRIGVDQYPNVDIPYVSVTTLLPGADPESIEKNVTDPLEEALNTVNGVDELNSINLENVSQVTIAFKLGTDVNTAAQDVRDRVQATLRSLPDDIETPVVEKFDIGAAPILTLSLSGSLPVDELTRVAEDVVKPALQSQPGVGSIGVVGGREREVQLVVDPQRLRGYGLAIGDVSQALQSQSVDLPGGRTTQGGRERIVRLTAEARSVNEIGDIIVASPNGTPVRVRDVAAVVDGAQEARGLARSDTGAAIALVVRKQSGANTVQVAEAVKESLAELNSQLPEGVTVSTISDNSTNIRASIHAVQEDMLLGGVLSVLIVLVFLRNLRSTLVSAIALPVSVIGTFAVMALLGFTFNIITMLALTLSIGLLIDDAIVVIENIVRHLEEGKTPMQAALEGTKQIAIAVLAVTLAIVAVFVPVAFMEGMIGQFFFQFGVTVAVAVLISYAVSMTLTPMLSSRLLKGHGHGAPTNRVSVAVERALVWVENGYRRVLGAVLNRRGLAVAAAVGVLVLTLGMARFLKFTFIPPSDNGAVRVTLELPVGSTLEDTERELTAVAQQARTLEGVKETFSTAGGGTLEEVHKGEVLVNLVPRKERSFDQETFKVQLRSALTQRPGVLLTVQDAAGIGGGRNQQVQYVLRGTDWSQVVAGSEKLLAAMKSNPGLTDVDTTFRSGKPQYDVRIDRERAAKLGVPAAQVGLSLRAYLGRDEFMTYREGGETYDVKLRLPDATLASEEALGQLTVRSTNGQLVELRNVANITPSEGPVQIDRQNQRRQITLLANLAPGYTLGEGMAYLTAQAQQDLPKGVVGSFAGNAKELGKTTAAFATALGLGILLLYMILAAQFGSYVHPFTIMLSLPFALIGAIGALLLSGHALSIFALIGVIMLMGLVVKNGILLVDFTQQLREAGRSARDALLEAAPMRLRPILMTTIAMVAGMVPVALARGDGAEMRVPMALVIIGGLISSTVLTLVVVPVVYSLLDGLSARFKRREEAAPVAVQLAEEGAH, from the coding sequence ATGCTCCAGACCTTCATCAAACACTCCGTCTTCACCGTCATGCTGATGGCGGCGGTCGTCGTCTTCGGCCTGTATGCCTATCCGCGCATCGGCGTGGACCAGTACCCCAACGTCGACATCCCGTACGTCTCCGTCACCACGCTCCTGCCGGGCGCGGACCCGGAGTCCATCGAGAAGAACGTCACCGACCCGCTGGAGGAGGCGCTCAACACGGTCAACGGCGTGGATGAGCTCAACTCCATCAACCTGGAGAACGTGAGCCAGGTGACCATCGCCTTCAAGCTGGGCACCGACGTGAACACCGCGGCCCAGGACGTGCGTGACCGCGTGCAGGCCACGCTGCGCTCGCTGCCGGACGACATCGAGACGCCCGTCGTGGAGAAGTTCGACATTGGCGCGGCGCCCATCCTCACGCTGTCGCTCTCCGGCTCCCTGCCCGTGGACGAGCTGACGCGCGTGGCGGAGGACGTGGTGAAGCCCGCCCTCCAGAGCCAGCCGGGCGTGGGCAGCATTGGCGTGGTGGGTGGCCGCGAGCGCGAGGTGCAGCTGGTGGTGGACCCCCAGCGGCTGCGCGGCTACGGGCTGGCCATTGGCGACGTGAGCCAGGCGCTCCAGTCGCAGAGCGTGGACCTGCCCGGCGGGCGCACCACCCAGGGGGGCCGTGAGCGCATCGTGCGCCTGACGGCGGAGGCGCGCAGCGTGAACGAGATTGGTGACATCATCGTCGCCAGCCCCAACGGCACCCCGGTGCGCGTGCGGGACGTGGCGGCGGTGGTGGACGGTGCGCAGGAGGCGCGCGGCCTGGCCCGCTCGGACACGGGCGCCGCCATCGCGCTCGTGGTGCGCAAGCAGTCCGGCGCCAACACGGTGCAGGTGGCCGAGGCCGTCAAGGAGTCCCTGGCGGAGCTCAACTCCCAGCTGCCCGAGGGCGTGACGGTCAGCACCATCAGCGACAACTCCACCAACATCCGCGCGTCCATCCACGCGGTGCAGGAGGACATGCTGCTGGGCGGCGTGCTGTCCGTGCTCATCGTGCTGGTGTTCCTGCGCAACCTGCGCTCGACGCTCGTCTCCGCCATCGCGCTGCCGGTGAGCGTCATCGGCACCTTCGCGGTGATGGCGCTGCTGGGCTTCACCTTCAACATCATCACCATGCTGGCGCTGACGCTCTCCATCGGCCTGCTCATCGACGACGCCATCGTGGTCATCGAGAACATCGTCCGGCACCTGGAGGAGGGGAAGACGCCCATGCAGGCGGCGCTGGAGGGCACGAAGCAGATTGCCATCGCGGTGCTCGCGGTGACGCTGGCCATCGTGGCGGTGTTCGTCCCGGTGGCCTTCATGGAAGGGATGATTGGCCAGTTCTTCTTCCAGTTCGGCGTCACGGTGGCCGTGGCGGTGCTCATCTCCTACGCGGTGTCGATGACGCTCACGCCCATGCTCTCCAGCCGCCTGCTCAAGGGGCACGGGCATGGCGCTCCCACGAACCGCGTGAGCGTCGCTGTCGAGCGTGCGCTCGTCTGGGTGGAGAACGGCTACCGCCGCGTGCTGGGCGCCGTGCTCAACCGGCGGGGCCTGGCGGTGGCCGCGGCGGTGGGCGTGCTGGTGCTGACCCTGGGCATGGCCCGCTTCCTCAAGTTCACCTTCATCCCGCCCTCGGACAACGGCGCGGTGCGCGTGACGCTGGAGCTGCCCGTGGGCTCCACCCTGGAGGACACCGAGCGCGAGCTGACCGCCGTGGCGCAGCAGGCGCGCACCCTGGAGGGCGTGAAGGAGACGTTCAGCACCGCGGGCGGCGGCACGCTGGAGGAGGTGCACAAGGGCGAGGTGCTGGTGAACCTGGTGCCGCGCAAGGAGCGCTCCTTCGACCAGGAGACCTTCAAGGTCCAGCTGCGAAGCGCGCTGACGCAGCGGCCGGGCGTGCTGCTCACCGTGCAGGACGCGGCGGGCATTGGCGGTGGCCGCAACCAGCAGGTCCAGTACGTGCTGCGCGGCACGGACTGGTCCCAGGTCGTCGCCGGCAGCGAGAAGCTGCTCGCCGCGATGAAGTCCAACCCGGGCCTCACCGACGTGGACACCACGTTCCGCAGCGGCAAGCCGCAGTACGACGTGCGCATCGACCGGGAGCGGGCCGCGAAGCTGGGCGTGCCGGCCGCGCAGGTGGGCCTTTCGCTCCGGGCCTACCTGGGCCGCGACGAGTTCATGACCTACCGCGAGGGCGGTGAGACGTACGACGTGAAGCTGCGCCTGCCGGACGCGACGCTCGCCTCCGAGGAGGCGCTGGGCCAGCTCACCGTGCGCTCCACGAACGGGCAGCTGGTGGAGCTGCGCAACGTGGCCAACATCACGCCTTCGGAGGGCCCGGTGCAGATCGACCGGCAGAACCAGCGGCGGCAGATCACCCTGCTCGCCAACCTGGCCCCGGGCTACACGCTGGGCGAGGGCATGGCGTACCTCACGGCGCAGGCCCAGCAGGACCTGCCCAAGGGCGTGGTGGGCAGCTTCGCCGGCAACGCGAAGGAGCTGGGCAAGACGACCGCCGCCTTCGCCACCGCGCTGGGGCTGGGCATCCTGCTGCTCTACATGATTCTGGCGGCGCAGTTCGGCAGCTACGTCCACCCGTTCACCATCATGCTGTCGCTGCCCTTCGCGCTCATCGGTGCCATTGGCGCGCTGCTGCTGTCGGGCCACGCGCTGTCCATCTTCGCGCTCATCGGCGTCATCATGCTGATGGGCCTGGTGGTGAAGAACGGCATCCTGCTCGTGGACTTCACCCAGCAGCTGCGCGAGGCGGGCCGCAGCGCGCGCGACGCACTGCTGGAGGCCGCTCCCATGCGCCTGCGCCCCATCCTCATGACGACCATCGCGATGGTGGCTGGCATGGTGCCGGTGGCGCTCGCCCGGGGGGATGGCGCGGAGATGCGCGTGCCCATGGCGCTGGTCATCATCGGCGGCCTCATCAGCTCCACGGTGCTGACGCTGGTGGTGGTGCCCGTCGTCTACTCGCTGCTGGACGGGCTCTCCGCGCGCTTCAAGCGCCGTGAGGAGGCCGCTCCCGTGGCCGTCCAACTCGCGGAAGAAGGCGCGCACTGA